A stretch of DNA from Desulfocurvus vexinensis DSM 17965:
CGCCCTTTTCTCCGCGCCGAGGCCGCCATGCGCTACACTCTGGAACTCACCGCCACCGCCGCGACCATCGGCTTTTGCGCCTGCGTGCCCGAGGGCCCGCCAGACGCCGACCAAGCCGCGCAGTATCTGGCCGATCGCCCCGGCGATGTGTTCATGCACCGCCATCTGCTGGCGCTGGTGGCGGCGATGCCCGTGGCCGAGGCCCGGGCCCTGGCCGCGCGCCACCCCGGCAACGCCGCCCTGGGCGCAGCCCTGGCCGAGGCGGCCCTGGTGCGCCCCGAGCTGGCCCCTGCCGCGCCGCAGCACCCCGACCCCGCGGCTTCGCCCCTGGTGGACCTGCGCCAGCAGGCCCTGCCCCGGCGGGCCGAGCACCGCGCCTGGAGCGCGCTTCTGGCCGCCAACCTGAACGAGCACGCGCCCCTGCCCGCCCCGGGCAGCCCCGGCGCCCCGCCTGTGCCCTTTTCCGCCGCAGAGGTGGCCGCCGCCGCGCGGGGCTTCGTGTCCGTGGCCGAGGTGGCGCCGCCGCCCCCGGGCGCCCACCCGCACCCCGTCTCCGCCGCCGAGGCCTCGCGCCGGGCCGAGCGCGCCCTGGCCGCCGCCGGGGTGCCCCTGTCGCCGCAGATGTGCCACCAGATGTCCCTGGCGCCCGTGGGGCTGGTGCGCCAGTGGCGGGTGGAAACCCGCGTGCGCACGGGCGCGCTGGACTATACCCTGGCCGGGGTCCATTCGTCCTTCGGGCGCGGGCTGGAGTTCGAGGCCGCCCAGGTGGCCCTGCTCATGGAGATCTGCGAGCGCCGTTCGGCCTGGGCCGACGTGGGCCCCGAGGGCGCCCTGGGCTACGCCCGGCCCCTGCCGCTGACCCGCGCGCGGTTCTCCGAGCTGCCCCCGGGCGCGGCCCTGGATCCGGCCAGCCTGCCCATCGAGGTGCCCGCAGCCGACCTGCCCCTGTGCTGGGTGCCCGGCGTCCGCGCCCAGGCCCCCGGCGGCGCAGGCGGGCCCGGCGGCGGCGCGTCCCTGCTGGTCCCGGCGCAGTGCGTGTTCCTGTTCGCCAACCTGGACGAGCCCGCGCTGCTGAGCGCCCCGGGCTCCACGGGCCTGGGCGCGGGCGCCTGCATGGCCCGGGCACGGCTCACGGCGCTGCTGGAGATCATCGAGCGCGACGCCGAGTGCGTCACGCCCCACGACCCGGCGCGCTGCTTCCGCCTGGAGTCCTCCAACCGCAAGCTGCGCGCGCAGCTCGCGGAATACGCCGCCCGGGGCCTGGACGTGTGGCTGGAGGACATCACCTCCGAGCTGGGCGTGCCGTGCTACCGGGCCTTCGCCGTGGGCCCCGAGGGCCAGGTGACCAAGGGCGCTGCGGCGGGCCTGTGCGGCCCGCAGGCGGCGGCCTCGGCCCTGTTCGAGGTGCCCTATCCCTTCCCCTGGGGTCCGCCGACCCTGCCCGGCCCACCGGACCTGCCCGTGCGCCGCGCGGAGGATTTGCCCGACCTGTCCACGGGCACCCCGGGGGGCGACCTGGCGCGCATCGAGGCGGCGCTTGCCGCCAGCGGGCGGCCCCCGGTCTATGTGGACCTGACCCGCGCGGATCTGGGCATCCCCGTGTGCCGCGCCCTGGTGCCGGGGCTGGAGCTGCTGCCGGATTTCGACCGCCACAGCGTGCTCTCGCCGCGCCTGTTCGCGCGCCTGCGGGGCTGAGGCACCCGGCGCGCCGGTGTGGCGCCCCGGGGCGAATTCATGTAGCCTGGGGCCGTCATGCCGACCTTCCTGCACGCCGCCGATCTCCACCTGGACAGCCCCCTGCACAAGCTGTCGGCCTACGAGGGCGCGCCCGTGGACGCCGTGCGCGCGGCCACGCGCCGCGCCCTGGGCAACCTCGTGGACTACGCCGTGGCCGAGGCCGTGCCCCTGCTGCTGCTGGCGGGCGACGTGTACGACGGCGACTGGCAGGACTTCCAGACCGGGCTGCACTTCGCCGCACGCATGCGCGAGCTGCGCGACGCCGGGGTGCGCGTGGTGCTCGTGCGCGGCAACCACGACGCCCAGAGCGCCATGACGCGCAGCCTGACCCTGCCGGACAACGTCACCGTGCTGCCCGCCGGGGCGGCGGGGACCGCCGTCTTCGAGGACCTGGGCATCGCCGTGCATGGCCGCAGCTACGCCGTGCGCGACGAGTCCGAAAATTTCGTGCCCGGCTATCCCGCGCCCGTGCCCGGGCTGTTCAACATCGGCCTGCTGCATACCGCCGTGGCCGGCAGCCAGGGCCACGCGCCCTATGCCCCCTGCCGCCTGGCCGACCTGCTGGCCCGGGGCTACGACTACTGGGCCCTGGGCCACGTCCATGAACACAAGGTGCTGCACCCGGCGCCGCCGGTGGTCTACGCGGGCGCCCTGCAGGGCCGCAGCGTCCGCGAGACCGGCCCCCAGGGCTGCGTGCGCGTGGATGTGGACGCTGCCGGGGCCGCCCGGGTGCGCCACGTGCCCCTGGACGTGATGCGCTGGGCCGTGCTGGACCTGGACGTTTCCGGTGCCGCCGGGCTGCCCGAGGCCTGCCGCGCCCTGGACGCGCCCCTGGGCGCGGCCCTGGACGCCGCCGGGGGCCTGCCCCTGGCCGTGCGCCTGACCCTCGCGGGCCGCTGCCCGGCCCACGGCGCCCTGGCCGCCGACCCCGAGCGCCTGGCCGCCGAGTTGCGCGCCCGGGCCGGGGAGTTGTCCTCGGGCTTGGCCTGGGTGGAACGGGTCGTTCTGCGCACGGCGCCGCCCGGGGAGGCGGGCTCCGGGGCGTCCGGCACGCCCCTGGGCGCCCTGGACCAGGCCCTGGCCCTGCTGGCCGACGATGCCGGGGCCTTCGCCGCCCTGGGCGCGGATTTCACGGAGCTTGCGTCCAAGCTGCGCGCCGTGCCCGGCACGGACGTGGACCTGCCCGACCTGGACGACCCCGCCGCGCGCCGGGCGCTGCTGGACGACGTGCGCGGCCTGCTGGCCCCGCTCGCGGGCGGCGCCGGGGAGGACGCGCCGTGAAGCTGCGCCGCCTGGAGCTGACGGCCTTCGGGCCCTTCACGGACGCCGTGCTTGCGCCCGGCGAGGGGTTGACCCTGGTTCTTGGCCCCAACGAGGCGGGCAAAAGCTCGGCCCTGCGCGGGCTGACCCAGTTCCTCTACGGCATGCCGCGCCAGTTCGCGGACAATTTCGTGCACCAGAACAAGGACGTGGAGATTCGCGGCGTCCTAAAATTCGAGGACGGCGAGGTGCTCGAACTGCGCCGCCAGAAGAAGGACAAGAACGACCTCGTGCGCCTGCCGGGGCTGGAGCCCGTGGAGCAGCAGGCCCTGGTCCGGCGCCTGGGCGGCGTGGAGCGCGGCCTGTTCGGCCAGTTGTTCGGCATCGACCACGCGGCGTTGTCCGCCGGGAGTGAGGAGTTGTTGCATTCGGGCGGGGCCCTGGGCCAGAACCTGTTTGCCGCCGCCTCGGGGGTCACGGGCCTGCGCCGGGTGCTCACCGCCCTGGAGGACGAGGCCCGCAGGCTGTTCACCCCGCGCGCCACCACCGCCGCCATCAACGCCGCCCTGGCCGAACTGCGCGCCCTGCGCGCCGAGCAGAAGGCGGCCACCGTGACCCCGGCGGCCTGGGCGGCTCTGGACCGCGACGCCCGGCGCCTGGAAGAGCGGCGCGCGGCCATCCAGGTCCGCCTGGACGCCCTGCGGGCCACGGTCCGGCGCCTGGAGCGCCTGGAGCAGGGCCGGGGCCCGGCGGCCCGGCGGCGCGAGCTGCTGGCCCGGCTGGACGAGCTGGGCCCCGGGCCGCTGCTGGCGGCGGACTTCACCGAGCGGCGCAGCCGGGCCCAGGCGGGCCAGGACGCCGCCCGCCGCGAGGCCGGGGAGCAGGCGGCGGCCCTGGAACGGCTGGCGGCCGCCCTGGCGGAGCTGCCGCCGGAAGCGGGGCTGCTGCACGGCGCGGCGCAGATCGAGGCCCTGCACGCCGAGGTGGAGGTGCACACCAAGGCCCAGCGCGATTCGCGGACCCTGGCGGGCGACTGCGCCCGGCTGGAGGCCGAGGCGGCGGACAGGCTGCGGACCCTGCGCCCGGACCTGCCCCTGGAGCGCGCCGGGGAGTTGCGCCTGGCGCGCCGCGAGCAGGAGCGCATCCACGAGCTGATCCAGGAGCACGCCGCCCTGGGCACGGCCCTGGCCACCGCGCGGACCGAGGCCGAGGCCGCCGCCGCAGAGCGCGACAGCGCCCGCACCGCCCTGGCGGCCCTGGCCCAGGCGCCGGACACCGCCGCCCTGGCCGAGGCCGCCCAGCGCGCCGGGGCCCAGGGCGACCTGGAAGAGCGTCTGGCCCGGGCCCGGGCCCAGTGCGCGGCCCTGCGCCAGCAGGCCGAGGCCGGAATCCGGGCCCTGGGCCTGTGGTCCGGGCCGGTGGAGGACGTTACCGGGCTGGCCGTGCCGGGCGACGAAACCCTGCGCCGCTTCGAGGAGCGCGAGCAGGCCCTGGCCGAGGAGGGCCGCGCCGCCGTGCGCGAGCGGGATGCCCTGGCCAGCGAGCGGGACGCCAGGCAGGCCGAGCTGGCCGCCCTGCGCGGGGCGGGCGACGTGCCCACCGAGGCCGCCCTGCGCGCCGCGCGGGCGCTGCGCGACCAGGGCTGGGCCCTGGTGCGTGCGCGGCTGGCGGGAGCGGACGGGGGCGCGGACGCGGGGCAGGGCCAGGAGGGAGAAAACGACTTTGTGCGCCGCCTGGAGGCGGACGGCCTGCCCGCCGCCTTCGAGGCCGCCGCGGGCCGGGCCGACGCCCTGGCCGACCGCCTGCGCCGCGAGGCCGGGCGCGTGGCCGAGCAGGCCGCCCTGCTGGCCGCCGTGCAGCGCCTGGACACCGGGCTGACCCGCGCCAACCAGCGCCTGGTCGCCCAGGCCGCCGATGCCGCCGCATTGGCCGGGCAATGGCGGGCGCTGTGGGCGCCGCTGGGCGTGGAGCCGCTGTCCGCGCGCGAAATGCGGGCCTGGGCCGAGGCGCACCGCACGGTCTGCCGCACGGTGGCCGCCCTGGGCGAGGCCGGGGCCGAGGCCGCAGCCCTGGAGGAGCGCGCCGCAGCCCTGGGCGCCGAGTTGCGCATCCTGCTGGATGCCGCCGGGGCCATTCCGCCGCCCGGGGCCGGGCTGGGGGCGCTGCTGGATGCGGCCCGGCGCACGGCGCGCGAGGCCGACGCCCTGCGCGCCGCCCGGGAACGCGCCGCCGGGCGTGTGGACGACCTGGAGCGCCGCGCCCGGGCCGCCGCCGCGCGCTGCGGGCAGGCCCGGGAGGCGCTGGACGCCTGGGCCGCGCGCTGGGCCGTGGCCGTGGCGCCCCTGGGCCTGCCCGCCGCCAGCACCCCGGCCCAGGTCCGGGGTTTCCTGGACGATGTGGCCGAACTGCTGGGCGTGCTCGCCCAGTGGCAGGGCAAGGCCAAGCGCGTGGCGGACATGGGCCGGGATTGCGAGGATTTCCGCGTCCGGGTGGGCGAGGCCGTGGCACGGCTGGCGCCGGACCTGGATGGCCCGGACCCGGCCCGGGCCGTGGCGCGGCTGTTCGAGCGCCTGGGGGCCGCGCGCGACGCCGCCCGCCGCCGCGCCGACCTGCACGAGCGCCGCAAGGAGGCCGAGGCGCGCCACGCCGCCGCCCTGGGCGCCGCGCGCGACCAAGCCCAGGCCCTGGAACGGCTCTGCGCCGAGGCCGGGTGCGCCGCGCCCGAAGAGCTGCCCCGGGCCGAGGAGCGCGCCCGGGAGCGCGCCCGGACCCGCGAGGCCCTGGCCCAGGCCGAGGAGCGGCTGGCCGCCCTGGCCGCCGGGGACGTGCCCGCCTTCGCCGCCCAGGCCCTGGAGCAGGACCCCGACGCCCTGGCCGCCGAACTGGCCGCCGCCCGCGCCGAAACCGAGGCCCTGGGCGCCGACCATGAGAAAATTCTCCAGGAGCTGGGCGGCGCGCGCCAGGCCCTGGCGGCCCTGGACGGCACCTCGCGCGCCGCGCTGCTGGCCGAGCGCGCCCAGGGCGTCATGGGCCGCGTGCAGGCCGACGTGGACCGCCATGTGCGCCTGCGCCTGGCTGCCCTGGTGCTGGGCCGCGAGATCGAGCGCTACCGCCGCGACAACCAGGGCCCGGTGCTGGCGCGCGCGCGCGAGCTGTTCGCCGGGCTGACCTGCGGCGCCTTCGCGGGGCTGGAAGCCGACTTCGACGAGCGCGGCGACCCGGTGCTGCTGGGCCTGCGCCCCGGCGGGGAGCGCGTACGCATGAAGGACATGAGCGACGGCACGCGCGACCAGTTCTTCCTGGCCCTGCGGCTGGCCGGGCTGCACCGCTACCTGGACGCCCAGCCGCCCCTGCCCTTCGTGGTGGACGACATCCTGGTGCATTTCGACGACGAGCGCGCCCGGGCGACCCTGGGCGCCCTGGGCGAGCTGGCGCGGCGCACGCAGGTCGTGTTTTTCACCCACCACGAGCACCTTCTGCCCCTGGCCCAGGCCGCCGTGCCCGCCCCGCTGCTCACCGTGGCGCGCCTGGGCCGGGGTTGACCCCCGGAGGTTCCATGCCCTACATCACCCCCGAGCGCCGCGCGGCCTTCGACGAGCATTTGCAGGCCCTGGCCGCCGAGGCCCACACCCAGGGCGAGATGAACTACTGCATCTACAAGCTCGCCACGCTGGTCATCGCGCGCGTGGGCGAGTCCTACGACACGCTGTCCATGTGCTCCTCGGCCATGGAGCACGCCAAGCTCGAATGGTACCGCCAGCGCCTGGCACCCTACGAGGACAAGAAGATCAAGGACAACGGCCCCATCTGAGGGGCCCGGAGAACGCATGGAGTTTTCGACCCCTGCCTGGGACAACTGGCTGTTTTGGCTCATAAACGACACCCTGCGCGCGCGGCTGCTGGACTGGGCCATGCCCTGGGCCTCGTCGGCGGTGCTGCTGTGGCTGATCGTGGGCACGGGGCTGGCCCTGGGCGTGCGCCGCTACCGCTGGGCGCAGCTGGCGGGCTTCCTGATCCTGCTGCTGGCCCTGGGCGTGGCCGATGGCGGCACCAATCTGCTCAAGGAGGCCCATGGCCGCCTGCGGCCCCTCAACGCCATGCCCGGGGTGCATTTCGTGGAGGACGGTCGCTGGCAGGTGCGCCCGCCGGATTTCACGCCCGTCAAGAAAACGGACTCCTCCTACCCCTCGGCCCACGCGGCCAACTCCATGGCCGCCGCCGTGGCCATTGCCCTGCTGTGGCGCGGGCCGCGCCGCTACATCTGGGCGCTGCCGCTGGTGGTGGGCTACTCGCGGGTCTACCTGGGCAAGCACTGGCCCTCGGACGTGCTCATGGGCTGGCTCACGGGGGCCGGGGCGGCGTTTTTGGTGGTCGGGCTGGTGCTTTTGCTGTGCGCGGGCGGGCTGCGGGTGCGCCTGCCTGCGCAGCCGCCGCCCCCGGGGCGCTAGCGGAAGGTCGCGCCCGCCCGCCGGGAGTGGACGGGACAGGACGGACAACGCGCCGCCGGGCAGGGCCGGGCGGCGCGTTGTTCATTGCCGGGGGGCGGGGTTCGGGTCGGCGCTGGGGTCGGTGTCGGGGGCGTCGTCCTCGTCCACCAGGGCGGCGGCGCGCCGCCGGGCGCGGTAGATGCGCCAGCCAAGCCACGAGGACAGGGCGAACAGCACGGCGGACAGGCTCACGCGCCAGGCCAGATCGACCTTGAAGCCGCTGCCCAGCAGGGCGAAGATGGCCGTCTGGGGCACAAAGCCCAGGGCCGAGCCCAGCAGGAAGGGCAGGGCGGCCACGGAGCTGACCCCGGCCAGCAGGTTGGTCAGGATGTTGCTGCCCACGGGCATCAGTCGGATGATCAGCGCCGTGGAGAAGGGCGCCTGGCTCAGGAAGGCGTCGGCCCTGGCCACGCGCCCGGCGGCGCGCCGGGCCAGGCGCCGGGCCACCAGCCCCCGGCCCAGCAGCCGGGCGTAGAAGAAGGACAGCGCCGCGCCCAGCAGTGTGCCCGCCACGCCCAGCAGCGTTCCGGCCAGGAAGCCGTACACATAGCCCGCCAGGAAGCCCACCACCTGGCGCGGCAGGCCCGCGCCTGTGGCCAGGGCGGCCAGGGCCAGGAAGGTCAGCCAGCCCAGAAGGCCCTGGCCCCGGATGTGGGCGTCCATCCAGCCTTCGTTCAGGGCGTCGGCCAGGCCCAGGTGGCGCGCGGCCAGCCCCGCCGCCACCAGCGAGGCGATGAGCACGAGGCCCTTGAGGAAGATCCGGGTCTGTCTGTCCACTGCGGTGCCGGGGCCGAGGGTTGCCGCGCGCCGGGTGGCGCGCCGGGGCAGCCTACCCCAACGCGGGGGCGCTGCAAAGGGCGCAGCCGGGCCGCGCCCTGCGGGGGCGCCGCGCTGCCGCCCGGGTGGGGCTAGTTGCGCTCGTCGATGTCGTAGCGGATGGCCCGGTCCTGCAGCCAGCGCACGCCGATGAGGTCGTAGGCGCCGGCCTTGGCGCGGTCCCAGGTGCCGTACTTGGACACGCCGTGCACGCGCGGGCGGTGGTTCACGGGCACCTCGGCCACGGTGCCGCCCTGCATCTTGACCAGGGTCGGCAGGTAGCGGTGCATGTTCTTGAAGACGTGCAGCCTGCGGGCCATGGGCGTGCGCATGGCCTTGAGGGAGCAGCCGGTGTCGCGCACGGTTTCGCGGGTCCACCAGTCGCGCAGGCGGTTGGCCAGGCGCGAGCTTGCGCGCTTGACCCAGGTGTCCTGGCGGCGGCGGCGCCAGCCGATGACCATGTCCACGCCCTGGTGGTCCATGGTGTCCAGCAGGGCGGGGATGTCGGCGGGGTCGTTTTGCAGGTCGGCGTCGATGGTCACCACCACGTCGCCCGAGGCGTGGGCGAACCCGGCGGCAAAGGCCGCCGACTGGCCCCGGTTGGCCCGGAAGGACAGGTAGCGCACGCGCGGGTCCTGCCCGGCCAGGGTCTTGATGACGGCCAGGGAGCCGTCGGTGCTGCAATCGTTGACGAAGAGCACGTCCCAGGAGCGGGAGCCGCCGTCCATGGCGCGGGTGATCTCGGCCAGCAGCGGCGGCAGGTTCTGTTCCTCGTTGAACACGGGAACCACGATGGTGACTGAGGTTTCGCTTGGCATGACGGCCCCTGATAAGCGATTTGAAAAAAGTTGTAAACAAGGTTTGACAAGGGCGGCCAGGGCGCATATACCCACTCTTCCAACAGCGTTGCGGGGTGGAGCAGCACGGTAGCTCGTCGGGCTCATAACCCGAAGGTCATAGGTTCAAATCCTGTCCCCGCTACCACGAGATCAAAGGCCCGGTCGGAAGACCGGGCCTTTTTCGTTGTATTGCGGCGGGTGTGGGGCGGGGCGGGGTGGGGTTTGCGCACAGGGGTGGGCGGGGGCGCCTGCGCCAGCCCCGACGCGTACGCAGGGGGCTCGGGATCAGGCGCGAATGCGCCGGGGCGCCCGGGCGCGAGTGCGGGCGGATGGAGGAGCTTTTGCGCCGTGAGCAGGCCGCGCCCAAAGGGCGTTCTGCTGTGCTGCTTCAAAAATCCAAACCCTCGTGCAGGTCTCTGGCACACGCGGGTTTGGATTTTTTCGCGCCGTCCCCTCACCATTTTGGAACGGCCTGGGGAAGGAATTTTTCAACGGCCAGTTCGGCGCCCTGGCGCCCCCTGCGGGCGCGGCCCTTCGCCTTCCCTGGAAAGGCGCAGCTCGCGTTCCGCCAGGTTTTCCGGCCCTTGCGGCCCATGCCGTATTTTCTTCCTGTTTACTTGTATGGTCGAAAAGATATATGCAGGCCCATGCACTACGCCCATACTCTTGCGAACAGGCCCGAGTCGGAATGGGAACCCCTGGAAGCCCACCTGCGCGCCGTGGCGGAGCGCGCCGGGGCGTTCGCCGCCGCCTTCGGGGCCCAGCCCTGGGGCGAGGCCGCCGCGCTGCTGCACGACATCGGCAAGGCCGGGGCCGGGGTGCAGGAGTACCTGCGGGCCAGCGCCGCCGGGCGCGGCCCCAGGCGTGGGCCGGACCACTCCTCCGCCGGGGCGGTGCTGGCTGAGCGCCATGGCCCCAACGTCCTGGGCAAGCTGCTGGCCTATGTGGTCGCCGGGCACCACAGCGGCCTGCCCGATGGCGTGAACGACCTGCCCCGGCGGCTGCACAAGCCCGTCCCCCCGGGTGTCGCCCTGCCGCCGGAGCTGGAGGCTGTGCTCCCCGGCCTGCCGGGGCTGCCGTTGCGCCTGCGCAGAAAGGCCGCCGGGTTTCAGCTCATGTTTTTCACGCGGATGCTGTTTTCCTGCCTGGTGGATGCCGACTCGTTGGCCACCGAAGCGTTCACCTCCCCGGACCGGGCCGCGTGGCGCTGCGGCTACCCGCCCCTGGCGGACCTGCGCCAGCGGCTGGCCGCACACATGACCAGGCTGGCCGCTGCGGCAGCGCCCACGGCGGTGAACGCCCTGCGGGCCGAGGTCCTGGCGGCCTGCCGGGAGCGGGCTGCGCTGGCCCCGGGGCTGTTCTCGCTCACCGTGCCTACCGGCGGCGGCAAGACCTTGGCTTCCCTGGCCTTCGCTCTGGACCATGCCCTGGCCCACGGCCTGCGCCGTATCATTTACGTCATCCCCTACACCAGTATCATCGAGCAGAGCGCAGCGGTGTTCCGCAAGGCCCTGGGCGACCCGGAATCGGTGCAGGCGCCGGGGCCCGGGGCCGTGCTGGAGCACCACTCCAACTTCGAATGGCCTGACGAGGCCGACGAGGGCCAGGACACCCGCCGCGCCCGGCTGGCCGTGGAGAACTGGGACGCGCCCGTGGTCGTCACCACCAACGTGCAGTTCTTCGAGTCCTTGTTCGCGTCCAGGCGTTCGGCCTGCCGCAAGCTGCACAACATCGCCCGTTCGGTGGTGGTTCTGGACGAGGCCCAGATGCTGCCCACGGAGCAGCTGCGGCCCTGCCTGGAAGCCCTGCGCGAACTGTGCGCCAACTACGGCGCCAGCGTGGTGCTCTGCACGGCCACCCAGCCCGCCCTGAACAAGGGGGAGCTGCCGGACGGCCTGGACGGGGTGCGCGAGATCGCCCCGGACCCCGAGGGGCTGTACGCCCGGCTGCGGCGCACGCGGGTGACGGACCTGGGGCCCCTGGACGATACGGCCCTGGCCGCCCGTCTGGCGGGTCACGACCGGGTGTTGTGCATCCTGAACACCCGGGCCCAGGCCCGGCTGGTCTACACGCTCCTGGCCGGGCAGCGGGACGGGGACGGCGCCGGGGGGCCCGCCGGGGAAGACGGGCTTTTCCACCTCTCGGCCAGCATGTGCCCGGCGCACCGTTCCTGGCAGTTGGCGCGCATCCGCCAGCGGCTACGGGACCGTCTGCCGTGCCGGGTTGTCTCGACCCAGCTGGTGGAAGCCGGGGTCGATCTGGACTTTCCCGTGGTCTATCGCGCCATGGCCGGGCTGGATTCCCTGGCCCAGGCCGCCGGGCGCTGCAACCGTGAGGGAGGGTTGCCCTGCGGCGAGGTCTTTGTCTTCACGCCCGAGGGTCGGCTCACGCCCCGGGATCGGCTGCCGCCCTTCCTGATCCGGCCCGTGGACGCGACACGGACCACCTTGCGCCAGCATGGCGCGGACCCGCTGGCCCTGGCCGCCACGCGGGCCTATTTCCAGGAGCTTTACTGGCGCGAGGGCGAGTGGCTGGACAGCAAGGGGCTCATGGCGCGCATCGAGGAGGGGGCCGGAGGCCAGAGCTTTCCGTTCCCCGGGATTGCAAAGGACTTGAAGCTCATTGAGGAGTATTCAGTCCCCGTTGTGGTCCCCTGGGACGACTCCGCGCGCGAGGCGGTGGCGGCCCTGGAGTACGCCGAGTTCCCGGCCCGGCTGCTGCGCCGCCTGCAACGCTACACCGTGGCCCTGCCACCCCGGGCGCGCGACGCGCTGCTGGCCGCAGGCGCGGCCCGGCTGGTGACCCCGGAGTGCGCCGTGCTGGAAAACATGCGCCTGTACCGCGATGATCTGGGCCTGTGCCCGGACGATCCGGCGGTCTGGGATGCGGGGGAGTTGGTTCTTTAAAAAGACACATTCTGAACAACAAAATTGTTGCGGAACCTTCGGTTGTGGGTTACGCCTTTTCCTGTCGAGCGCGATTATGCAGACAGGAGGAAGTATGTTGCCCGCGATTGTGTGCTGGCTGCTTGAGGCTCTCCGTGCTTGGATTTGCAAACGCATTCTTGATTGGGGCTGGGAGCGTTTTGTCTCTGGGGCTAATTGTCTTCAGAATAAATTTAAGCCAAAAGTTCAGCTTTTGTGGGAGAGGAGGCGGCAGTGGTCTTGCTGTGTGTGCCTGGAAAAATTCGAATTAAAGATTCAATTCTTGTGACGTGGTGGTCACAGCAAATGAATCCCGGTTGGCACATGCCGTGTTCGAGGGTGTGGATTGAAACAGAATTGTGTCTTTGCGTTATTTGATAGTCACCCTCGAACACGCCATGAATCAACCCAAAGGAGGTGCCCATGTCCTACGGCGTGAGCCTCAAGGTCTGGGGGGAGTATGCCTGCTTCACCCGGCCCGAGTTCAAATCCGAGCGCGTGAGCTACGACGTGATCACGCCCTCGGCGGCGCGCGGGCTGCTGGAGGCTATCTACTGGAAGCCAGCCATCGCCTGGGTGGTGGACCGCATCCGCGTCCTGAATTCCATCTGCTTCGACACCGTGCGGCGCAACGAGGTCGGGCACAAGCTGCCCCTGGGCAACGTGACCAAGGCCATGCGCGACGGCGTGAGTCCGGTGGAAATCGTCGTGGAGGAGGCGCGCCAGCAGCGGGCCACCCTGTTGCTGCGCGATGTGTGCTACGTCATCGAAGCCCACTTCGAGCCGCGCGACAAGGACGGGGAGAACAGCGCCAAGCACCGCGACATCTTCCTGCGCCGTGCGGCCAAGGGCCAGTGCTTCCACGGGCCGTACCTGGGCTGCCGCGAATTTCCGGCCTGCTTTGAACCCCTGGATGGTGCGCCCCCGCAGCCCGACGACGCCCTGCGCGGCTCGCGCGACCTGGGCTGGATGCTGCACGACTTGGTCTACGGCCAGGACGGCGAGCGCGAGGCCCGCTTCTTTCGCGCGCGCATGAACGATGGCGTCATAGAGGTGCCGCCCCTGGAGTCGGCGGAGGTGCGCGCATGATCCTGCAAGCATTGAACGCCTACTACCAACGCCTGGCCGACGACCCGGGCCAGGACGTGCCCCGGCCCGGCTACAGCAACGAAAAGATGTACTTCGCCCTGGTGTTGTCCGCCCAGGGGAAGTTGCTGGCCGTGGAAGACCTGCGCCGCGAGGAGAAGAAAAAGAGACTGCCCCAGGAGATGTTCGTTCCGGCGGCGGTGAAACGCACCGTGGCCGTGGCCCCGAATTTTTTGTGGGACAACACCGGCTATGTCCTCGGGGCGGACGCCAAGGGCAAGCCCGAGCGGGCCCGGGAGTGCTTCGACGCCTTCCGCGACCTCGTCCACCGCGCCACCGCCGGGCCACAGGCTCCCGCTGCCGCA
This window harbors:
- a CDS encoding TVP38/TMEM64 family protein, translated to MDRQTRIFLKGLVLIASLVAAGLAARHLGLADALNEGWMDAHIRGQGLLGWLTFLALAALATGAGLPRQVVGFLAGYVYGFLAGTLLGVAGTLLGAALSFFYARLLGRGLVARRLARRAAGRVARADAFLSQAPFSTALIIRLMPVGSNILTNLLAGVSSVAALPFLLGSALGFVPQTAIFALLGSGFKVDLAWRVSLSAVLFALSSWLGWRIYRARRRAAALVDEDDAPDTDPSADPNPAPRQ
- a CDS encoding glycosyltransferase family 2 protein, producing MPSETSVTIVVPVFNEEQNLPPLLAEITRAMDGGSRSWDVLFVNDCSTDGSLAVIKTLAGQDPRVRYLSFRANRGQSAAFAAGFAHASGDVVVTIDADLQNDPADIPALLDTMDHQGVDMVIGWRRRRQDTWVKRASSRLANRLRDWWTRETVRDTGCSLKAMRTPMARRLHVFKNMHRYLPTLVKMQGGTVAEVPVNHRPRVHGVSKYGTWDRAKAGAYDLIGVRWLQDRAIRYDIDERN
- the cas5c gene encoding type I-C CRISPR-associated protein Cas5c, which encodes MSYGVSLKVWGEYACFTRPEFKSERVSYDVITPSAARGLLEAIYWKPAIAWVVDRIRVLNSICFDTVRRNEVGHKLPLGNVTKAMRDGVSPVEIVVEEARQQRATLLLRDVCYVIEAHFEPRDKDGENSAKHRDIFLRRAAKGQCFHGPYLGCREFPACFEPLDGAPPQPDDALRGSRDLGWMLHDLVYGQDGEREARFFRARMNDGVIEVPPLESAEVRA
- a CDS encoding phosphatase PAP2 family protein — encoded protein: MEFSTPAWDNWLFWLINDTLRARLLDWAMPWASSAVLLWLIVGTGLALGVRRYRWAQLAGFLILLLALGVADGGTNLLKEAHGRLRPLNAMPGVHFVEDGRWQVRPPDFTPVKKTDSSYPSAHAANSMAAAVAIALLWRGPRRYIWALPLVVGYSRVYLGKHWPSDVLMGWLTGAGAAFLVVGLVLLLCAGGLRVRLPAQPPPPGR
- a CDS encoding CRISPR-associated endonuclease Cas3'', encoding MHYAHTLANRPESEWEPLEAHLRAVAERAGAFAAAFGAQPWGEAAALLHDIGKAGAGVQEYLRASAAGRGPRRGPDHSSAGAVLAERHGPNVLGKLLAYVVAGHHSGLPDGVNDLPRRLHKPVPPGVALPPELEAVLPGLPGLPLRLRRKAAGFQLMFFTRMLFSCLVDADSLATEAFTSPDRAAWRCGYPPLADLRQRLAAHMTRLAAAAAPTAVNALRAEVLAACRERAALAPGLFSLTVPTGGGKTLASLAFALDHALAHGLRRIIYVIPYTSIIEQSAAVFRKALGDPESVQAPGPGAVLEHHSNFEWPDEADEGQDTRRARLAVENWDAPVVVTTNVQFFESLFASRRSACRKLHNIARSVVVLDEAQMLPTEQLRPCLEALRELCANYGASVVLCTATQPALNKGELPDGLDGVREIAPDPEGLYARLRRTRVTDLGPLDDTALAARLAGHDRVLCILNTRAQARLVYTLLAGQRDGDGAGGPAGEDGLFHLSASMCPAHRSWQLARIRQRLRDRLPCRVVSTQLVEAGVDLDFPVVYRAMAGLDSLAQAAGRCNREGGLPCGEVFVFTPEGRLTPRDRLPPFLIRPVDATRTTLRQHGADPLALAATRAYFQELYWREGEWLDSKGLMARIEEGAGGQSFPFPGIAKDLKLIEEYSVPVVVPWDDSAREAVAALEYAEFPARLLRRLQRYTVALPPRARDALLAAGAARLVTPECAVLENMRLYRDDLGLCPDDPAVWDAGELVL